Proteins encoded by one window of Brevibacterium atlanticum:
- a CDS encoding FAD/NAD(P)-binding protein, whose product MPVREQPESVGHHERRADLTFIGAGPKTLGILLAVAATEDAGAGMHIHLIDPFPPGAGRIWRTEQSPHLWMNSRTEDITIFPDESCRLLRPGIMGPTLHEWILGAGRERLVAAGLGDEAAVLDSQSFASRRVQGHYLAAAFGTALTHLNADVHIHRTRAEAVRRGEDGRGFAVTTATGTVIDTRVLVSAQGHLDMHPTVADAALAARAAGSVPAESGLYYQGPGYTADLDFSGIPAGAEVLTRGFGLAFLDFMVMVTEGRGGRFDSAGECLVYRPSGREPVLWVGSSRGISYSPKLGYSRADVPGAPAVELRYLRPDRLGAGDRVENHLGGDNLVDFTTVIGPLFELELTYAHYAHVLWRRGIEAPELLERIDDAANRVLAGAQGTDEPRNADESRPCPVDAVRERAGFATITASAREVITDPADLFDLSRLDRPLEELRCADHASAEIEVLRHIEDRLRRSADVRFSADLAVFDALVKSYMAIRMLVRSGRVSQIDRTEIIEGSFHSLFSYIGSGPPPIRVKQILALHEAGLVRFLGPGLRVEAGDTGYTARSTAHPEAKTFTHFVDARLARQSAEKAADPVLESLRSAGGLLLEDTAHAKLRTDETGHALDAAGDAQSDLFLIGPAVSGSTAEAFTRPHTGAPVFADNERIASAILDAVSAASERRELLAG is encoded by the coding sequence ATGCCGGTGCGTGAACAGCCGGAGTCGGTGGGCCACCACGAACGGCGCGCCGACCTCACGTTCATCGGCGCCGGCCCGAAGACCCTGGGCATCCTGCTTGCAGTCGCCGCGACCGAGGACGCCGGTGCGGGTATGCACATCCACCTCATCGATCCGTTCCCACCGGGGGCCGGACGGATCTGGCGGACCGAACAGTCGCCGCATCTGTGGATGAACTCGCGCACCGAAGACATCACGATCTTCCCCGACGAGTCATGCCGCCTGCTCCGCCCCGGCATCATGGGACCGACCCTGCACGAATGGATTCTCGGTGCCGGACGGGAGAGGCTCGTCGCCGCCGGGCTCGGGGACGAGGCAGCTGTTCTCGACTCCCAGTCGTTCGCCAGCCGTCGGGTCCAGGGTCACTATCTGGCGGCGGCCTTCGGGACCGCCCTGACCCATCTGAATGCGGACGTGCACATCCACCGCACCCGCGCCGAGGCGGTCCGACGTGGCGAGGACGGCCGCGGCTTCGCGGTCACGACCGCGACCGGGACGGTCATCGACACCCGCGTCCTCGTCTCGGCGCAGGGACACCTCGACATGCACCCGACCGTTGCCGACGCGGCTCTCGCAGCCCGGGCAGCAGGCTCGGTGCCGGCGGAGTCGGGTCTGTACTATCAGGGTCCCGGCTACACCGCCGACCTCGACTTCAGCGGCATCCCCGCCGGCGCCGAGGTGCTCACTCGCGGCTTCGGGCTCGCCTTCCTCGACTTCATGGTCATGGTCACCGAGGGTCGTGGCGGCCGGTTCGATTCTGCGGGTGAGTGCCTCGTCTACCGGCCGTCGGGGCGCGAACCCGTGCTGTGGGTCGGGTCCTCACGCGGCATCTCCTACAGCCCGAAGCTCGGCTACAGTCGAGCCGATGTGCCCGGCGCCCCTGCTGTCGAACTGCGGTACCTGAGGCCGGACCGCCTCGGCGCCGGCGACCGCGTCGAGAACCACCTCGGCGGGGACAACCTCGTCGATTTCACGACGGTGATCGGGCCGCTGTTCGAACTCGAACTCACCTATGCCCATTACGCGCACGTGCTGTGGAGGCGGGGAATCGAGGCCCCCGAACTGCTCGAACGCATCGACGATGCCGCGAATCGTGTGCTTGCAGGGGCACAGGGCACCGACGAGCCACGGAATGCCGACGAAAGCCGGCCCTGCCCGGTCGATGCGGTGAGAGAACGTGCCGGATTCGCGACGATAACCGCCTCGGCGCGGGAGGTCATCACCGACCCGGCGGATCTGTTCGACCTGTCCCGCCTCGACCGACCGCTGGAGGAACTGCGGTGCGCGGATCACGCCAGCGCCGAGATCGAGGTGCTCCGTCACATCGAGGATCGCCTGCGCCGCAGCGCCGATGTCCGCTTCTCCGCCGACCTCGCGGTGTTCGACGCCCTGGTCAAGTCCTATATGGCGATCCGAATGCTCGTGCGGTCGGGCCGGGTCAGCCAGATCGATCGTACGGAGATCATCGAAGGCAGCTTCCATTCTCTGTTCTCCTATATCGGCAGCGGACCACCACCGATCCGGGTCAAGCAGATCCTCGCCCTCCACGAGGCGGGACTCGTCCGCTTCCTCGGCCCCGGGCTGCGCGTCGAGGCCGGCGATACCGGGTACACCGCCCGATCCACAGCCCACCCGGAGGCGAAGACATTCACCCACTTCGTCGATGCGCGATTGGCCCGACAGAGTGCAGAGAAGGCCGCCGATCCGGTCCTTGAATCACTTCGCTCGGCCGGAGGGCTGCTCCTCGAGGACACCGCTCATGCGAAGCTGCGCACAGACGAGACTGGTCACGCGCTCGATGCTGCCGGGGATGCGCAGTCGGATCTGTTCCTGATCGGCCCCGCGGTCTCGGGATCGACGGCCGAGGCTTTCACCCGTCCGCACACGGGTGCGCCGGTGTTCGCGGACAATGAGCGCATCGCCTCGGCGATTCTCGACGCCGTGTCGGCAGCGTCCGAGCGTCGGGAGCTCCTCGCCGGGTGA